The proteins below are encoded in one region of Syntrophotalea carbinolica DSM 2380:
- a CDS encoding IPT/TIG domain-containing protein, with protein sequence MIRISFFLWIILILLPGPALALAPELTGVFPAVASPGSPVSIIGGPFEQQVRVVFGDLTLQPANITQKRITFSVPELPEGDYLLFLQQGQEKSAHSLFFRVALPAPGIVSLVPSKIEACVTGSQRQVTIQGRDILPGVQVLLDGVALAADRDDDSLVITLPELTPGMHQVQLVNPNGKYSLPVALLIDALPEIQNVSRGEENVNYYELRISGRNFFHNSTLMVNGQPITPFYPGSLKVDSLSFLDCNTLIYKRYPPSSQPTQLTLQIVNPDGRESAVYSLSAP encoded by the coding sequence ATGATCCGGATATCGTTTTTCCTATGGATAATCCTGATACTGCTACCCGGTCCGGCCTTGGCTCTGGCTCCCGAGTTGACTGGCGTATTCCCCGCCGTTGCAAGCCCCGGAAGTCCCGTGAGCATCATCGGCGGTCCTTTCGAGCAACAAGTCCGGGTCGTTTTCGGAGACCTCACCTTGCAACCAGCCAACATCACGCAAAAGCGGATCACCTTTTCCGTGCCGGAACTTCCGGAAGGCGATTATCTGCTGTTTTTGCAACAGGGGCAGGAAAAATCGGCACACAGTCTGTTTTTCCGGGTTGCCCTTCCGGCCCCGGGCATTGTCAGCCTGGTCCCATCAAAAATTGAGGCGTGTGTGACCGGCTCTCAGAGACAAGTGACGATCCAGGGTAGAGATATTCTGCCCGGAGTTCAAGTACTGCTGGACGGCGTAGCTCTGGCGGCAGACCGTGATGACGACAGTCTGGTCATCACTTTACCCGAGCTGACACCGGGCATGCACCAGGTTCAACTGGTCAATCCCAATGGCAAATATTCCCTGCCGGTAGCCCTGCTCATCGATGCCCTGCCCGAAATCCAAAACGTGTCCCGAGGGGAGGAAAACGTCAATTATTACGAACTACGAATCTCCGGGAGAAATTTTTTTCACAACTCCACGCTGATGGTCAACGGACAACCAATTACCCCTTTTTATCCTGGCTCGTTAAAGGTTGACAGCCTCTCTTTTCTGGATTGCAACACCCTGATCTACAAACGTTACCCGCCCAGCAGCCAACCGACCCAACTGACCCTGCAAATCGTCAATCCGGACGGCAGGGAAAGTGCCGTTTATTCTCTGAGCGCACCGTGA
- a CDS encoding ABC-F family ATP-binding cassette domain-containing protein yields MIHVTNISKQYGSQVLFQGASFQLPAGTRTGLVGPNGAGKTSIFRLVTGEETADSGDIACAKKTVIGYFSQDIGEMAGRSALAEVMSASARTIELGEQIRDMEAAMCEPMEDDALAALLERYGDAQEEFEHRGGYDLESRAQAVLTGLGIDPEAQARPVETFSGGWKMRIALAKILTLNPDVLLLDEPTNHLDVESIIWLENWLSEDYQGAVLLTSHDRDFMNRLVTRIIEVGNQTVTTYGGNYDFYLRERQIRREQLMASYRRQQEMLAKEEEFIARFAARASHAAQVQSRVKKLEKIERITLPPEQKVMRFEFAEPPRSGDDVVAMQDLAKTWKTPEGGEKHVFSGVSGLIRRGEKVAVVGVNGAGKSTFLKVLAEQTDPTSGTVTIGANVHPGYFSQHSMDILDPQKTVFETISEALPMATVGVVRNLCAAFLFQGDDVEKRIGILSGGEKSRVVLATLLARPINFLILDEPTNHLDIVSREILLDALKEFAGTVVLVSHDRHFLRCLVNRVLEVDHGRMLAYEGDYDYYLHKSGRDPLHNPTAQP; encoded by the coding sequence ATGATTCACGTTACCAATATTTCCAAACAGTACGGCTCGCAGGTTCTTTTTCAAGGGGCCAGTTTTCAACTTCCCGCCGGTACGCGCACCGGTCTGGTCGGCCCCAACGGTGCCGGCAAGACCTCCATTTTCCGGTTGGTAACCGGCGAGGAGACGGCGGACAGCGGCGATATTGCCTGCGCAAAAAAAACCGTCATCGGCTATTTTTCCCAGGATATCGGCGAAATGGCCGGCCGCTCGGCCCTTGCGGAGGTCATGTCCGCCTCGGCCCGCACCATCGAACTCGGTGAGCAGATTCGCGATATGGAAGCCGCCATGTGCGAACCGATGGAGGACGATGCACTGGCTGCGCTTCTTGAACGTTACGGCGACGCCCAGGAAGAATTCGAGCATCGCGGCGGTTACGATCTCGAAAGCCGCGCCCAGGCGGTTCTAACGGGTCTCGGTATCGACCCGGAGGCCCAGGCCCGCCCGGTGGAAACCTTCAGCGGCGGTTGGAAGATGCGTATCGCTCTGGCCAAAATCCTGACCCTGAACCCCGACGTGCTGTTGCTCGACGAACCGACCAACCACCTCGATGTCGAATCCATCATCTGGCTGGAAAACTGGTTATCCGAGGACTACCAGGGGGCGGTGCTGTTGACCAGCCATGACCGCGACTTCATGAACCGTCTGGTGACACGCATCATTGAGGTCGGCAACCAGACCGTCACCACCTACGGCGGCAATTACGATTTTTACCTGCGGGAGCGACAGATCCGCCGCGAACAACTGATGGCCAGCTACCGACGCCAGCAGGAAATGCTGGCCAAGGAAGAAGAGTTCATTGCCCGCTTTGCCGCCCGCGCCTCGCATGCGGCCCAGGTGCAGTCGCGGGTCAAAAAACTCGAAAAGATCGAACGCATCACCTTGCCGCCCGAGCAGAAAGTCATGCGTTTCGAATTCGCCGAACCGCCGCGCAGCGGTGACGACGTGGTGGCCATGCAGGATCTGGCCAAGACCTGGAAAACCCCGGAAGGCGGGGAAAAACATGTTTTCAGCGGCGTTTCGGGACTGATCCGGCGTGGCGAAAAAGTCGCCGTGGTGGGCGTCAACGGTGCCGGCAAATCGACCTTTCTCAAGGTGCTGGCCGAACAGACCGACCCCACCTCGGGCACGGTAACCATTGGCGCCAACGTACATCCGGGCTATTTCAGCCAGCACTCCATGGACATCCTCGACCCTCAAAAAACCGTATTCGAAACGATCAGCGAAGCACTGCCCATGGCCACCGTCGGCGTGGTGCGCAACCTTTGCGCCGCGTTTCTGTTCCAGGGGGACGATGTCGAAAAACGCATCGGCATCCTGTCCGGGGGAGAAAAAAGTCGCGTTGTGCTGGCAACCCTTCTGGCCAGACCGATCAATTTTTTAATTCTCGACGAACCGACCAACCACCTGGACATCGTCTCCCGCGAAATTCTGCTCGATGCCCTGAAAGAATTTGCCGGCACAGTGGTGCTGGTCAGCCATGACCGACACTTTCTGCGTTGTCTGGTCAACCGCGTTCTGGAAGTCGACCACGGCCGGATGCTAGCCTACGAAGGCGATTACGATTATTACCTGCACAAATCGGGACGCGACCCCCTGCACAACCCCACCGCCCAGCCTTGA
- the aroL gene encoding shikimate kinase AroL, which translates to MTQTIFMVGARAAGKTTIGQALANALSYPFVDTDLYMLETTNLTVADVVVTEGWEGFRRRESEALRTVTKPGIVVATGGGMVLSEENRDFMRANGTVFYLSAPAEVLAARLEAYPDAGQRPTLTGRPIVEEVSEVLAARENLYRSAAHHVLDASVAPEAVLVQALELLKKQA; encoded by the coding sequence ATGACTCAAACCATTTTCATGGTCGGTGCCCGTGCGGCAGGAAAAACAACGATTGGACAAGCCCTGGCAAACGCATTGAGTTACCCCTTTGTAGATACGGACCTGTACATGCTGGAAACGACCAATCTGACGGTGGCCGATGTCGTGGTCACGGAGGGATGGGAAGGTTTCCGGCGCCGGGAGAGTGAAGCGTTGCGTACCGTAACCAAGCCTGGCATCGTCGTCGCGACCGGCGGCGGGATGGTCCTGTCCGAGGAAAATCGTGACTTCATGCGCGCCAACGGTACGGTTTTTTACCTTTCCGCACCGGCAGAAGTTCTGGCCGCCCGTCTCGAAGCCTATCCCGATGCCGGCCAGCGGCCGACCCTTACCGGGCGCCCCATTGTTGAAGAGGTGAGCGAAGTTCTGGCTGCCCGCGAAAATCTCTATCGCAGTGCCGCGCATCATGTCCTGGATGCTTCCGTCGCTCCGGAAGCCGTACTGGTCCAGGCGCTGGAGCTTTTGAAAAAACAGGCCTAG
- a CDS encoding NAD(P)/FAD-dependent oxidoreductase has translation MKNYPNIFEPLTVKRMTIKNRIVMPPIGTNLAGLDGKFNTEHIAYYVQRAKGGTGLITVENACLDFPLGTNGTTQLRIDNDQYIPGLYKLTEALHAYGACVSIQLNHAGASAYPGRLNGMQQVSSSNIPSKTGGSVPRSLTKDEIYAIVRKFGEAAGRAQRAEFDCVEIHAGHSYLLSQFLSPIYNKRTDEFGGSPENRARFARLVIDEVRSVVGPFFPIGLRFSADEFMEGGNTLEDTLRNLEYLSEGVDIFNVSAALNDTLQFQIDEMNLADGWRSYMAKAVREKFGKVTITSGNIRDPRVAEKILADGEADLIAMGRGLIADPNWVEKVEHGHEHLLRKCISCNIGCADHRIAKSEPIRCTINPDVVSEDAYKQKQVKHPMNVVVIGGGTAGLEAACTAAEVGCDVHLFESKDYLGGLAREIARLPDKNRINDFPDYLIERAKTLDNLHIATGTKADVKTIDALQPDIVVNATGAKPLLPPIKGLHEEMGRENSKVFSIFDLLGDMDRWNDMVGKNIAVIGGGAVGLDVVEFFVKRGAAKVSIVEMMPMLGKDLDLITRLSMMNMVKEYGVEVHTNTALTEIAADHFKLKHAGVDADMPFAGAEFDLPFDYGFVCLGMRADQSLWPDLLSYKRETGVEVVNIGDGKIARRIINGTKEGRDILTTIAKVDQAKDKYTPRAAND, from the coding sequence ATGAAAAACTATCCGAACATTTTTGAACCGCTGACCGTAAAGCGCATGACGATCAAAAATCGCATTGTGATGCCGCCCATCGGGACCAATCTGGCCGGCCTCGACGGCAAGTTCAACACGGAACATATTGCATATTACGTGCAACGTGCCAAAGGTGGCACCGGGCTGATCACGGTGGAAAACGCCTGTCTCGATTTTCCCCTGGGCACCAACGGTACCACTCAGTTGCGCATCGACAACGATCAGTACATTCCCGGGTTGTATAAACTGACCGAAGCGCTGCATGCGTACGGCGCCTGCGTATCCATTCAGCTCAACCATGCCGGGGCCTCCGCCTATCCTGGCCGCCTCAATGGTATGCAGCAGGTTTCTTCCTCCAATATTCCTTCCAAAACCGGAGGGTCGGTGCCGCGTTCGCTGACCAAGGATGAAATATATGCCATCGTCAGAAAATTTGGCGAGGCCGCCGGTCGTGCCCAGCGCGCCGAGTTCGATTGCGTTGAAATTCATGCCGGGCATTCGTATCTGCTCAGTCAGTTCCTGTCGCCGATTTATAACAAACGTACCGATGAGTTCGGCGGAAGCCCGGAAAATCGCGCCCGTTTTGCCCGCCTGGTTATTGACGAAGTGCGTTCGGTGGTTGGGCCTTTCTTCCCTATCGGTCTGCGTTTCAGTGCGGATGAATTCATGGAGGGTGGAAACACCCTGGAAGACACCCTGAGAAATCTGGAGTATCTGTCCGAGGGGGTCGACATTTTCAACGTGTCTGCCGCTCTGAATGACACTCTGCAGTTCCAGATCGACGAAATGAACCTGGCCGATGGTTGGCGTTCCTATATGGCAAAAGCGGTCAGGGAAAAGTTCGGCAAGGTGACCATCACCTCGGGCAATATCAGGGATCCGCGTGTTGCCGAAAAAATTCTGGCCGATGGCGAGGCCGATCTGATTGCCATGGGACGCGGATTGATTGCCGATCCGAACTGGGTCGAAAAGGTCGAGCACGGCCACGAACACCTGTTGCGCAAATGCATCTCCTGCAATATCGGCTGTGCCGATCATCGCATCGCCAAATCGGAGCCGATTCGCTGTACCATCAATCCCGATGTTGTTTCGGAAGATGCCTACAAGCAGAAGCAAGTCAAGCATCCCATGAATGTCGTCGTCATCGGCGGTGGCACCGCGGGGCTGGAGGCGGCATGCACCGCTGCGGAAGTCGGATGCGATGTCCATTTGTTTGAATCAAAAGATTACCTGGGCGGTCTGGCTCGCGAGATTGCCAGGCTTCCCGATAAGAATCGCATCAACGATTTTCCCGATTACCTGATTGAACGGGCCAAGACTCTGGATAATCTGCACATCGCCACCGGTACCAAAGCGGACGTAAAGACTATTGATGCCCTGCAGCCCGATATCGTCGTGAATGCCACCGGAGCTAAGCCTTTGTTGCCGCCGATTAAAGGGTTGCATGAAGAAATGGGCCGTGAAAACAGTAAGGTGTTTTCGATTTTCGACCTGCTTGGGGATATGGACAGGTGGAACGATATGGTGGGTAAAAACATCGCCGTTATCGGCGGTGGAGCCGTCGGCCTGGATGTCGTGGAGTTCTTCGTCAAACGGGGGGCCGCCAAGGTTTCCATCGTGGAAATGATGCCTATGCTCGGCAAGGACCTTGATCTGATCACCAGGCTCTCCATGATGAACATGGTGAAAGAGTATGGTGTCGAGGTCCACACCAACACGGCTTTGACGGAAATTGCGGCCGATCATTTCAAACTCAAACATGCCGGGGTGGATGCGGATATGCCTTTCGCCGGAGCAGAATTTGACCTTCCCTTCGATTACGGTTTTGTCTGCCTGGGCATGCGCGCCGATCAATCTCTCTGGCCGGATCTGCTGTCCTACAAGCGGGAAACCGGAGTGGAAGTCGTCAATATCGGCGATGGTAAAATCGCCAGAAGAATTATCAATGGAACCAAAGAAGGAAGGGATATTCTTACCACCATTGCCAAGGTCGATCAGGCAAAGGATAAATATACCCCACGCGCGGCCAATGATTGA
- a CDS encoding LysR family transcriptional regulator gives MDIKRLRYFCTIVEQGQISRAAQVLHMSQPPLSQRLQELENEVGAQLIIRNGGNWQVTKEGEFLYQKAQAVLSHMDALADEVRQVGKSVKGLVRIGVAPPNLPTIQGALPIIHEAYPELRFRIFVSGNPALEEQIRQRLLDFALVFLPIADAHVEVTPLPIQEYMAVYGEGLIPPDTERIGVAELASVPLMLLRREDGGGGYELLKRTFQEQGLRPDIMIDSPDSRIIVSLMERGMSAVALLPASEISSLQLAQYPTRRVDIPGFRIHPVIIRLRDTYIPSHVQVALSQLLVYSGASLL, from the coding sequence ATGGACATTAAACGACTGAGGTACTTTTGTACCATCGTGGAGCAAGGTCAGATCAGTCGCGCCGCCCAGGTTCTGCACATGTCCCAACCTCCTCTGAGCCAACGACTGCAGGAGCTGGAAAACGAAGTCGGCGCTCAACTCATCATTCGCAACGGGGGCAACTGGCAGGTAACCAAGGAGGGGGAGTTTTTATATCAGAAAGCGCAGGCTGTGCTGTCGCACATGGATGCATTGGCGGATGAAGTACGCCAGGTCGGAAAAAGCGTCAAGGGATTGGTTCGTATCGGTGTCGCGCCACCCAACCTGCCCACGATTCAGGGGGCGTTGCCCATAATCCACGAGGCCTATCCCGAATTGCGATTTCGCATTTTCGTCTCGGGAAACCCGGCCCTGGAGGAGCAAATCAGACAACGACTGCTCGATTTTGCGCTGGTGTTTTTACCGATCGCCGATGCGCATGTCGAAGTGACGCCATTGCCCATTCAAGAGTATATGGCGGTTTACGGCGAGGGGCTTATACCGCCGGACACGGAACGCATCGGCGTAGCGGAACTGGCCTCGGTGCCCTTAATGCTATTGCGACGCGAAGATGGCGGCGGTGGCTACGAATTACTTAAAAGAACGTTCCAGGAACAGGGGCTGCGACCCGACATCATGATCGATTCCCCGGACAGCCGTATCATAGTCTCTTTGATGGAGCGAGGTATGTCGGCGGTAGCGCTGCTGCCGGCTTCGGAGATATCCTCCCTGCAACTTGCTCAATATCCCACGCGGCGCGTGGATATCCCCGGGTTTCGCATTCACCCGGTCATTATCCGCCTGCGGGATACCTATATTCCGTCCCATGTACAAGTTGCGTTAAGCCAGCTGCTTGTTTATTCAGGGGCCAGCCTTCTGTAA
- the aroQ gene encoding type II 3-dehydroquinate dehydratase, with protein MKKVLVLHGINLNMFGKRDPAHYGTTTLKEIDARISEWAAELGFEVECFQTNHEGEMASRIHAAHEENVDAVVINAGAWTHYSYGIADALAILKAPIVEVHMSNIHAREEFRHHSVIAGLAKGQICGFGVDSYHLGLIAASNLIKVEN; from the coding sequence ATGAAAAAAGTTCTTGTCCTGCACGGAATCAATCTCAATATGTTCGGCAAACGGGACCCCGCCCACTACGGCACCACTACCCTTAAAGAAATCGATGCCCGCATCTCTGAATGGGCTGCGGAGCTCGGTTTCGAGGTCGAATGCTTTCAGACCAACCATGAAGGTGAAATGGCTTCTCGAATCCATGCGGCGCATGAAGAAAACGTCGACGCCGTCGTCATCAACGCCGGAGCCTGGACCCATTACAGCTATGGCATTGCCGACGCCCTGGCTATCCTGAAGGCACCGATCGTCGAAGTACACATGTCCAATATTCATGCCCGGGAAGAGTTCCGCCATCATTCCGTCATTGCCGGCCTGGCCAAAGGTCAGATCTGCGGCTTTGGCGTCGACAGCTATCATCTTGGACTGATCGCCGCGTCGAATCTGATCAAAGTTGAAAACTGA
- a CDS encoding IS481-like element ISPca3 family transposase: protein MTIRLHANATTTPKIRRYIQESEKSHKALAKELGISIDTVRRWRKRDDVHDRSHTAHRLNTTMTEAQEAVVIELRRSLLLSLDDLLVVTREFVNADVSRAGLDRCLRRHGVSRLADLIPKEETANNKPKTFKNYDPGFVHVDIKYLPQMPDETSRRYLFVGIDRATRWVYLEVCKSKSAQAAKGFLNRLVAKAPFVIKKLLTDNDKAFTDRFSTAGERKPTGNHVFDKTCVQHGIEHRLIPPRHPQTNGMVERFNGRISEVLATTRFDSAENLEQTLLRYGYLYNQHIPQRALGHKTPIQALKDWQKKKPKLFRKQVRNHAGPDT from the coding sequence ATGACGATACGGTTACACGCTAATGCCACAACGACCCCGAAAATCCGACGATATATCCAAGAGTCGGAAAAATCGCACAAGGCTTTAGCTAAAGAACTGGGCATATCCATTGACACGGTACGTCGCTGGCGCAAACGTGACGATGTTCACGATCGGTCTCATACGGCACACCGACTGAATACAACGATGACCGAAGCCCAGGAAGCTGTTGTCATCGAGTTGCGTCGCTCTTTGTTGTTGTCTCTCGATGATCTCCTGGTCGTCACTCGGGAATTTGTCAATGCTGACGTCTCTCGTGCGGGACTTGACCGTTGTTTGCGACGACATGGGGTATCCCGATTGGCGGACCTGATCCCGAAAGAGGAAACGGCCAACAACAAGCCCAAAACATTTAAAAACTACGATCCGGGGTTCGTTCATGTCGATATCAAATATTTGCCACAGATGCCGGACGAAACCTCTCGGCGTTACCTGTTTGTAGGCATCGACCGTGCTACCCGCTGGGTTTACCTGGAAGTGTGCAAGAGCAAATCCGCCCAAGCCGCAAAGGGCTTTTTGAATCGCCTGGTAGCCAAAGCGCCATTTGTGATCAAAAAATTGCTCACCGACAACGACAAGGCATTCACGGATCGATTTTCCACTGCTGGAGAGAGAAAGCCAACAGGGAATCATGTATTCGACAAAACCTGCGTTCAGCATGGTATTGAACATCGGCTTATTCCTCCACGCCACCCTCAGACCAACGGGATGGTTGAGCGATTCAACGGTCGCATCAGCGAGGTTTTGGCAACAACCCGGTTCGATTCCGCCGAAAATTTGGAGCAGACATTGTTACGTTATGGTTATCTATACAACCAGCATATTCCTCAGCGAGCGTTGGGGCATAAAACTCCCATACAAGCTCTGAAGGATTGGCAAAAAAAGAAACCAAAACTTTTCCGTAAACAGGTCAGGAATCATGCGGGACCTGACACGTAA
- a CDS encoding zinc-dependent alcohol dehydrogenase, giving the protein MKAAQLVEPGKITIQETPIPSPKPGEVLIRTSVAGLCGSDHSVYHGKFDVPLPVIPGHEAIGTIVELGEGVTNVSVGQRVTIQPNFGCGVCPLCKSGHDNICPSKIRLGIDTNGVLAEYVTAPSRYVWALPADLPDEVAVFTEPLAVAVHGVNMLPPNKDDRVLVMGAGIVGLLALQVARISGAEITACDLEQTRLDLAEKLGASRTLGERDALDAFHNTFDVIYDTSGSPAAFELALQLAAPGGKIVIFSLPSQEASLNIQTIVRKELQIKGSMIYTDEFPQAIEILQKGQIDTELMVSDRLPLSEVQKGLDNFALPRRIKILVEI; this is encoded by the coding sequence ATGAAAGCAGCTCAACTGGTAGAACCTGGAAAAATCACTATCCAAGAAACCCCGATCCCTTCACCGAAACCCGGCGAAGTCTTAATTCGCACTTCCGTGGCAGGTCTGTGCGGCTCGGACCATTCGGTTTATCACGGCAAGTTCGATGTGCCCTTGCCGGTCATCCCGGGGCACGAAGCCATCGGCACCATCGTAGAGCTTGGCGAAGGCGTAACCAACGTTTCCGTTGGTCAGCGCGTAACCATCCAGCCAAACTTCGGCTGTGGCGTATGTCCATTGTGCAAAAGCGGTCATGACAACATATGCCCGTCCAAAATTCGTTTGGGCATAGATACCAACGGCGTTTTGGCCGAGTACGTTACCGCACCGTCGCGCTATGTCTGGGCTTTGCCTGCAGACTTGCCGGATGAGGTTGCCGTTTTTACCGAGCCGCTTGCCGTTGCCGTGCATGGTGTAAATATGCTTCCCCCAAACAAAGACGACCGGGTTCTTGTTATGGGTGCGGGGATCGTTGGGCTGCTGGCCCTCCAGGTCGCCAGGATTTCCGGAGCGGAGATCACGGCCTGCGACCTGGAGCAAACACGTTTGGATCTGGCGGAAAAACTGGGAGCATCCAGAACCCTGGGCGAAAGAGACGCTCTGGACGCTTTTCACAACACCTTCGATGTCATTTACGACACCAGCGGCTCGCCCGCAGCCTTCGAGTTGGCACTGCAACTTGCAGCCCCCGGAGGGAAAATCGTCATATTCAGCTTGCCCAGCCAGGAAGCCTCGCTCAACATCCAGACCATTGTGCGCAAAGAACTGCAGATCAAAGGCTCCATGATCTACACCGACGAATTTCCCCAGGCGATTGAAATTTTGCAAAAAGGCCAGATCGATACGGAGTTGATGGTTTCCGATAGGCTGCCTTTGTCAGAAGTACAAAAGGGACTGGATAACTTCGCCTTACCCAGACGAATTAAAATTCTGGTGGAAATCTGA
- a CDS encoding MFS transporter, whose protein sequence is MNTVPVKKDALWTKPFTLTLLASFLIFIPYSLYLPVLPVYVIDKLHGSLAAAGLVNAFFLLASVLFRAQTSRLENRFGVRFVLLASGFLFMLSNCLFLLTDSTTVILAIRFFSGACFAVVNTCIQALGSRIAPLKRKGEGLGYLTMVVTAGSAIGPYVGLKLAKAYGFDWVFIFCIIVVLVGFILSMMISIEEAPPVASQPKGFQALKDLIETRAVPASSIVLLLSFAYAAVITFVTVYATQLQLPAASTYFFVVLATCSIGSRLFAGHIYDRFGADVIIYPSFAILALGLAILGCAATSLHILAAAALIGFAYGAAVPGLLTLAIQKSPAHRTSAVTATYFTFLDSGLGIGSYLVGVFIPLLGYARLYLLLSPLMLAVVLLYYKLITRKFGTTAISASSIR, encoded by the coding sequence ATGAACACCGTACCTGTAAAAAAAGATGCTTTGTGGACAAAGCCCTTCACCCTGACGCTGCTGGCTTCTTTTCTGATCTTCATACCGTATTCGCTTTACCTGCCCGTCCTGCCGGTTTACGTCATAGATAAACTCCACGGCTCCCTGGCTGCTGCGGGATTGGTTAACGCCTTTTTCCTGCTTGCTTCGGTTTTGTTCCGTGCCCAGACAAGCCGTCTTGAAAACAGATTCGGGGTTCGCTTCGTCCTGCTTGCCAGCGGATTTTTGTTCATGCTTTCCAACTGCCTGTTTCTTCTAACGGACAGCACGACAGTCATCCTGGCCATTCGATTTTTCAGCGGGGCATGCTTTGCCGTCGTCAACACCTGCATACAGGCTCTGGGCAGCCGCATCGCGCCGTTAAAACGCAAAGGCGAGGGCCTTGGGTACCTGACCATGGTGGTAACCGCAGGCAGCGCCATCGGGCCCTATGTCGGCTTGAAGCTGGCCAAAGCATACGGCTTCGACTGGGTTTTTATTTTCTGCATCATCGTTGTACTTGTCGGTTTTATTCTATCCATGATGATCAGTATTGAAGAAGCGCCCCCCGTTGCATCGCAACCAAAAGGCTTTCAGGCTTTGAAGGATCTCATCGAAACGCGTGCAGTACCCGCTTCGAGCATCGTCCTTTTACTGTCTTTCGCCTACGCCGCCGTCATTACCTTTGTGACCGTTTACGCAACCCAGCTACAATTACCTGCCGCCTCGACTTATTTCTTTGTCGTTCTGGCAACCTGCTCCATCGGATCGCGACTGTTCGCAGGACATATTTATGACCGTTTCGGTGCCGATGTCATCATCTACCCGTCCTTTGCCATCCTGGCGCTGGGCTTGGCTATTCTGGGTTGTGCCGCAACCTCGCTCCATATACTTGCAGCCGCAGCCCTGATCGGCTTTGCCTACGGTGCAGCCGTGCCCGGACTGCTTACCCTGGCGATTCAAAAGTCCCCGGCGCATAGAACCAGCGCTGTGACGGCTACGTATTTCACCTTTTTAGACTCCGGGCTGGGCATCGGCTCCTATCTTGTGGGGGTGTTCATTCCGCTGCTTGGCTACGCCCGTCTCTACCTGCTTCTAAGCCCGTTGATGCTGGCCGTCGTATTGCTTTATTACAAATTGATCACCCGGAAATTCGGCACTACGGCGATCAGTGCATCATCGATCCGGTAA
- a CDS encoding MerR family transcriptional regulator, protein MKYKISEVSKMFGITSEAIRYYEEQHIIKPSKSDSSGYRNYNVWDIHALLQARAYRRYGYSLSETADLINNSEIGDIVDSLEEKTAQIEKEMIFYQHLLSSIKQMKQINADADASLDKFRIEQRPAMYRLENEGQYVLNADPQIKKVTRKWIEHVPFVFTSARWTREECEQKGSSHYFGLCIEEQYADFLPEEKPAYISYIPSQPCVYTVIQSRPSIALTPQRLSPAIEYMHSQGMQLTGDVISRVVNYRKGAKEYVNYHQIWLPFE, encoded by the coding sequence ATGAAATACAAAATCAGTGAAGTGTCTAAAATGTTCGGCATCACCTCCGAAGCGATCAGATACTACGAAGAACAGCACATCATCAAACCTTCGAAATCCGATAGCAGCGGTTATCGCAACTATAATGTCTGGGATATTCATGCCCTGCTGCAGGCCAGAGCCTATCGCCGCTACGGGTACTCTCTTTCGGAAACCGCGGACCTGATCAACAACAGTGAAATCGGCGACATCGTCGACAGTCTCGAAGAAAAGACGGCGCAAATCGAAAAAGAGATGATTTTTTACCAGCATCTGCTTTCAAGCATCAAACAGATGAAACAGATCAATGCGGACGCCGATGCAAGTCTCGATAAATTTCGTATCGAGCAGAGACCGGCCATGTATCGACTGGAAAACGAGGGACAATATGTACTCAATGCAGACCCCCAGATAAAGAAAGTCACCCGCAAATGGATCGAGCACGTCCCCTTCGTTTTCACCAGCGCCCGTTGGACCAGGGAAGAGTGTGAGCAAAAAGGTTCCTCGCACTACTTCGGTCTCTGCATCGAAGAACAATACGCGGACTTTCTTCCCGAAGAAAAACCCGCATATATCTCCTATATTCCATCCCAGCCATGTGTTTATACGGTGATTCAATCCCGCCCCAGTATCGCCTTGACGCCCCAGCGTCTAAGCCCCGCCATCGAGTATATGCATTCGCAAGGCATGCAACTGACCGGTGATGTTATCAGCAGGGTGGTCAACTATCGCAAAGGGGCGAAGGAGTATGTCAACTACCACCAGATATGGCTCCCCTTTGAGTAA